Proteins co-encoded in one Polynucleobacter sp. MG-6-Vaara-E2 genomic window:
- the guaA gene encoding glutamine-hydrolyzing GMP synthase: MHDKILILDFGSQVTQLIARRVRDAQVYSEIHPYDCDPEFIRKFIQEQDGKGIILSGGPSSVTEDGSPRAPQIVFELGVPVLGICYGMQTMATQLGGAVASAESLGKAREFGYSEVRAHGHTDLLKGIQDFSTSEGHGILKVWMSHGDSVTSMPPSFKLMASTESCPIAGMADEERRFYAFQFHPEVTHTIQGEAILERFVHEICRCKPDWVMGDYIAEAVENIRKQVGDEEVILGLSGGVDSSVAAALIHRAIGDQLTCVFVDHGLLRLNEGDMVMEMFARNLGVKVIRVDAKDTFMGELAGVSDPEAKRKIIGKEFVEIFQTESGKIKNAKWLAQGTIYPDVIESAGKGKKGAHTIKSHHNVGGLPEDMHLKLLEPLRELFKDEVRELGVALGLPREMVYRHPFPGPGLGVRILGEVKAEFASLLQRADAIFIEELRNTIDQASQKSWYDLTSQAFAVFLPVKSVGVMGDGRTYEYVVALRAVQTQDFMTAHWAHLPHELLGKVSNRIINEVRGINRVVYDISGKPPATIEWE, encoded by the coding sequence GTGCACGACAAAATACTGATTCTCGACTTTGGTTCACAAGTAACTCAATTAATTGCTAGACGTGTGCGTGATGCGCAAGTGTATTCAGAGATTCATCCCTATGATTGCGATCCAGAATTCATTCGCAAATTTATTCAAGAGCAGGATGGCAAGGGAATCATTCTCTCTGGGGGTCCTAGCTCAGTAACAGAGGATGGTAGTCCTCGTGCTCCACAAATCGTTTTTGAATTGGGTGTACCTGTCCTCGGTATTTGTTATGGCATGCAAACTATGGCAACCCAATTGGGCGGCGCAGTTGCATCTGCTGAGTCATTGGGTAAAGCACGTGAGTTTGGCTACTCTGAAGTGCGTGCTCACGGACACACTGATTTACTAAAAGGTATCCAAGACTTCTCTACCTCTGAAGGTCATGGAATTTTGAAGGTGTGGATGAGTCACGGGGATTCGGTGACTAGCATGCCACCATCATTTAAATTGATGGCTTCAACTGAGTCTTGCCCAATTGCGGGCATGGCCGATGAAGAGCGTCGCTTTTATGCATTCCAATTTCATCCGGAAGTCACTCATACCATTCAAGGAGAAGCTATTCTTGAGCGTTTTGTGCATGAGATTTGCAGGTGCAAGCCTGATTGGGTAATGGGCGACTACATTGCCGAGGCGGTTGAAAATATTCGCAAACAAGTTGGTGATGAAGAAGTCATTCTGGGTTTATCTGGCGGTGTGGACTCTAGCGTAGCTGCTGCGTTGATTCATCGTGCAATTGGCGATCAATTGACTTGCGTGTTTGTTGATCATGGTTTACTTCGCCTCAATGAAGGCGACATGGTGATGGAGATGTTTGCCAGAAATCTTGGCGTCAAAGTGATTCGCGTCGATGCAAAAGATACTTTCATGGGCGAATTGGCTGGCGTGTCTGATCCGGAAGCAAAGCGGAAGATCATTGGCAAAGAATTTGTAGAAATTTTCCAGACAGAATCTGGCAAGATCAAGAATGCTAAGTGGTTAGCACAAGGCACCATTTATCCGGATGTTATTGAATCTGCCGGCAAAGGCAAAAAAGGTGCGCACACGATTAAGAGCCACCACAATGTTGGCGGTCTTCCTGAGGATATGCACCTCAAATTACTTGAGCCCTTGCGTGAATTATTTAAGGATGAAGTGCGTGAACTTGGAGTTGCATTAGGTCTGCCGCGCGAGATGGTGTACCGCCACCCATTCCCAGGACCAGGTTTGGGCGTTCGCATCTTGGGCGAAGTCAAAGCAGAATTTGCCAGTTTATTGCAACGTGCTGATGCCATTTTTATTGAAGAACTGCGCAATACGATTGATCAAGCGAGTCAAAAGTCTTGGTATGACCTAACAAGTCAGGCATTTGCTGTCTTCTTGCCAGTTAAATCTGTTGGCGTGATGGGTGACGGTAGAACCTATGAGTATGTCGTTGCACTGAGAGCAGTACAGACACAAGACTTCATGACGGCACACTGGGCACACTTGCCACATGAGTTGTTGGGTAAAGTTTCCAACCGCATCATCAATGAAGTGCGCGGGATTAACCGGGTGGTATACGATATCAGCGGCAAACCGCCGGCAACGATAGAGTGGGAATAA
- a CDS encoding LD-carboxypeptidase: MKSIHLIAPSGASLDEKSPLAGIAWLKSQGIEIQNPHCVHRVHERFAGSDSERLSELNQLATLDPQQIAMAMRGGYGIHRLLPNIEWNAIAQAVKHGLQICGHSDFTTFELGLLAKTGAITLSGPMLNYDFGKIDEAGKAIAPDDFMWKHFLSAVRDRKLDWAIHSKQVFLGQANSGAVVGMLWGGNLTVLASLIGTPYLPSLSQTKGGILFLEDVNEHPYRLERTLMQLLDAGVLGNQAAILLGGFSAYRLYDNDRGYTLERAIEMIRERLTKNIPILTDLPFGHQANKLTLPVGANASLDYSTAGFTLKASW, from the coding sequence TTGAAATCTATCCATCTTATTGCACCATCTGGCGCTAGCTTAGACGAGAAAAGTCCACTAGCTGGTATTGCTTGGTTAAAAAGCCAGGGGATTGAGATTCAAAATCCTCATTGCGTGCATCGTGTTCACGAGCGCTTTGCAGGAAGCGATTCGGAGCGATTAAGCGAACTAAATCAATTAGCCACATTAGATCCACAGCAAATTGCTATGGCTATGCGTGGAGGCTATGGCATTCATCGCCTCCTACCCAATATTGAATGGAATGCGATTGCTCAGGCGGTGAAACATGGTTTGCAGATTTGTGGACATAGTGATTTCACAACCTTTGAGCTTGGTCTCTTGGCTAAAACTGGCGCTATTACTTTATCTGGCCCTATGCTCAATTATGATTTTGGGAAAATAGATGAAGCTGGCAAGGCGATTGCCCCAGACGATTTTATGTGGAAGCATTTCTTATCAGCGGTGCGGGATCGAAAGTTAGATTGGGCTATTCATTCAAAGCAAGTCTTTTTGGGCCAAGCAAATTCAGGCGCTGTGGTTGGGATGCTTTGGGGTGGCAATCTTACAGTGCTTGCGAGCCTCATCGGCACCCCTTATTTGCCTTCATTAAGTCAAACTAAAGGCGGCATCTTGTTCCTAGAGGATGTGAATGAACATCCTTACCGCCTGGAGAGAACCTTGATGCAGCTATTAGATGCTGGTGTGCTTGGTAATCAAGCGGCAATATTGTTAGGCGGCTTCTCTGCATATCGTTTGTATGACAACGATAGGGGTTATACGCTTGAGCGTGCGATCGAGATGATTCGAGAGCGCTTGACAAAGAATATTCCGATATTAACTGACCTGCCCTTTGGTCATCAGGCTAACAAGCTGACCTTACCTGTTGGTGCAAATGCAAGCCTCGATTACAGCACTGCAGGATTTACTCTTAAAGCAAGTTGGTAA
- the queD gene encoding 6-carboxytetrahydropterin synthase QueD — protein MTSKQPAISITRRLEFDSGHRIPNHDGQCKHLHGHRYAIEVTLIGEVADHPGKADDGMVLDFGDIKKLTNQYIVEQWDHAFLVAKEDQGLVNFLATLPNHKTVIMEHVPTVENLANAAFAILQPVFAKAFGGRLQLSAIRLYETPNCWADVHSA, from the coding sequence ATGACTAGTAAACAACCCGCCATCTCCATTACCCGCCGCCTCGAGTTTGACTCAGGCCATCGCATTCCGAATCATGATGGGCAATGTAAGCATCTTCATGGTCATCGTTATGCTATTGAAGTGACCTTAATTGGTGAAGTGGCAGATCATCCGGGTAAAGCAGATGATGGGATGGTTTTAGATTTTGGCGATATCAAAAAACTGACCAATCAATATATCGTTGAGCAATGGGACCACGCTTTTTTAGTGGCCAAAGAAGATCAGGGCCTTGTGAATTTCCTGGCAACATTACCAAATCACAAAACAGTCATCATGGAGCATGTTCCTACTGTGGAGAATTTAGCTAATGCTGCCTTTGCAATCTTGCAACCGGTGTTTGCTAAAGCATTTGGTGGTCGCCTGCAGTTATCAGCTATCCGCCTATACGAAACTCCAAATTGCTGGGCTGACGTACATTCTGCTTAA
- a CDS encoding type II toxin-antitoxin system RatA family toxin, producing MADVYKTVLIGQSADRMYGLVTDVASYPEFLPWCGGVEIFEQSEIVLDAKINISFKGINQFFHTRNVNHRPETIDMVFVDGPFKHFSGQWNFIPLREDACKVEFKLHWEFKSVILDKIIGPVFGHIAGTFVDCFVKRAEELYG from the coding sequence ATGGCAGACGTCTACAAGACCGTTTTAATTGGCCAATCAGCCGACCGAATGTACGGCCTGGTAACCGATGTAGCGAGTTATCCCGAGTTTTTGCCTTGGTGCGGCGGAGTGGAGATCTTTGAGCAGAGCGAGATTGTTTTGGATGCCAAGATCAACATTAGCTTTAAGGGCATCAATCAGTTCTTTCATACTCGTAATGTGAATCATCGCCCCGAAACGATTGATATGGTTTTTGTGGATGGGCCCTTCAAGCACTTTTCTGGCCAGTGGAATTTCATTCCTCTGCGTGAAGATGCTTGCAAAGTGGAATTCAAGCTGCATTGGGAATTTAAGAGTGTGATTCTCGATAAGATCATTGGTCCTGTTTTTGGACACATTGCGGGCACATTCGTTGATTGCTTTGTGAAACGTGCGGAAGAGCTCTATGGCTAG
- a CDS encoding heme-binding protein: protein MAIEEPKYSVLEKTPPFELRSYAPMILAEVQVEGDLDDASSQGFRLIAAYIFGQNQVSEKIAMTAPVAVEEQTVKSAKIAMTAPVNIESNAGQWTVTFVMPAEYTMDTLPKPLNSKVQLRQIPAVKRAVITFSGFYNHQKVTEKTLELEEWMKTKNLLATGTPKFARYNPPWTLPFMRRNEIQIDVRD, encoded by the coding sequence ATGGCGATCGAAGAGCCAAAATACTCAGTTCTTGAGAAGACGCCTCCATTTGAACTTCGTTCTTATGCGCCAATGATTTTGGCTGAGGTTCAGGTTGAAGGTGATCTAGACGATGCTTCAAGCCAAGGCTTTAGACTAATTGCCGCCTATATCTTTGGTCAAAATCAAGTAAGCGAAAAGATTGCGATGACTGCACCAGTTGCAGTTGAGGAGCAAACCGTTAAAAGTGCCAAGATTGCCATGACTGCTCCAGTCAATATTGAGAGTAATGCGGGCCAATGGACTGTTACCTTTGTGATGCCTGCAGAATACACGATGGATACTTTGCCTAAGCCACTCAATTCAAAGGTTCAGCTAAGGCAAATTCCTGCAGTCAAGAGAGCGGTTATCACCTTCTCCGGTTTTTATAATCATCAGAAGGTCACTGAGAAGACGCTCGAGCTAGAAGAGTGGATGAAGACCAAAAATTTACTGGCAACCGGTACGCCTAAATTTGCTCGCTATAACCCGCCCTGGACTTTGCCATTTATGCGGCGTAATGAGATTCAAATTGATGTGCGTGACTAG
- the smpB gene encoding SsrA-binding protein SmpB produces the protein MSIVDNKKAFFDYFIEERFEAGLVLEGWEVKAIRAGRVHIKEAYVVIRKAELFLIGCHITPLLSASTHIVPDSTRTRKLLLNAIEIRKLIGKVEQKGYTLVPLNLHFSKGNVKCEIGLARGKKQHDKRAATKEREWEVQKGRIARGDLNA, from the coding sequence ATGAGTATCGTCGATAACAAAAAAGCCTTCTTTGATTATTTTATCGAGGAGCGCTTTGAGGCAGGGCTAGTGCTAGAAGGCTGGGAAGTGAAGGCTATCCGCGCCGGTCGCGTGCACATCAAGGAAGCGTATGTTGTCATTCGCAAGGCGGAGCTTTTCCTGATTGGCTGCCACATCACACCCTTGCTTTCAGCCTCGACCCATATCGTCCCAGACAGCACCCGCACCAGAAAACTTCTTCTGAATGCTATTGAGATTCGCAAATTGATTGGCAAGGTTGAACAAAAAGGCTATACCCTAGTACCGCTCAATCTTCATTTCTCCAAAGGCAACGTCAAGTGTGAAATCGGCCTAGCTAGAGGTAAAAAACAGCACGACAAACGCGCAGCGACCAAAGAACGCGAGTGGGAAGTTCAAAAAGGTCGAATCGCTAGAGGTGATTTAAACGCTTAA
- the tadA gene encoding tRNA adenosine(34) deaminase TadA has product MNQAELDHQFMQQAIEQAQLAAVAGEVPVGAVLVRDGQVIAKAFNKPIGNHDPSAHAEMLALREAAKTEGNYRLPGSTLYATLEPCVMCAGAILHARVDRVVFGAPDPKTGAAGSVLDVFSSKQINHQTSVEGGVMSEECGQLLRSFFKERR; this is encoded by the coding sequence ATGAATCAAGCAGAACTTGATCATCAATTTATGCAACAAGCAATTGAGCAGGCTCAATTGGCTGCGGTTGCGGGTGAGGTTCCGGTTGGGGCTGTTTTAGTGCGCGATGGTCAGGTGATTGCTAAAGCATTTAATAAGCCTATTGGCAATCATGATCCCAGTGCCCATGCTGAGATGCTAGCCCTCAGAGAGGCTGCCAAGACAGAGGGAAATTATCGTCTTCCTGGTAGCACTTTATATGCGACTCTAGAGCCTTGTGTTATGTGCGCAGGTGCAATTCTTCATGCTAGGGTAGACCGAGTTGTTTTTGGCGCCCCCGACCCCAAAACAGGTGCCGCTGGAAGTGTTTTGGATGTATTCTCTTCAAAACAAATTAATCATCAAACCAGTGTTGAGGGTGGCGTTATGAGTGAAGAGTGCGGTCAATTGCTGCGCAGCTTCTTTAAGGAGCGTCGTTGA
- the queE gene encoding 7-carboxy-7-deazaguanine synthase yields MYTVKELFPTLQGEGAHAGRAAVFCRFAGCNLWSGREEDRATAVCQFCDTDFVGSDGLGGGKFEAAKDLADAIEAAWRSTSAGPQQRYVVFTGGEPLLQLDEELISALHQKGFEVAIETNGTIKVPKGVDWVCVSPKAGSDLIVLQANELKLVVPQTGHDSLEKLMARFEKMDYRNRFLQPMDGPNLKSNTELAVGLCQKRPLWRLSVQSHKLIGIR; encoded by the coding sequence ATGTATACCGTTAAAGAACTTTTCCCAACCTTACAAGGTGAAGGCGCTCATGCCGGACGCGCTGCCGTATTTTGCCGCTTTGCAGGTTGCAACCTTTGGAGTGGTCGCGAAGAAGATCGAGCCACAGCAGTTTGTCAATTTTGCGATACAGACTTTGTGGGTAGTGATGGCCTTGGCGGCGGTAAGTTTGAAGCTGCTAAAGATTTAGCTGATGCTATTGAGGCAGCGTGGAGAAGTACTTCCGCGGGACCTCAACAACGCTATGTTGTCTTCACCGGTGGCGAGCCGCTTTTGCAGTTAGATGAAGAATTAATTTCTGCGCTTCACCAAAAAGGCTTTGAGGTAGCGATCGAAACCAATGGCACCATTAAAGTTCCTAAAGGAGTGGATTGGGTTTGCGTAAGCCCTAAGGCTGGTTCTGATTTGATCGTGCTGCAAGCAAATGAATTGAAGTTAGTGGTACCACAGACAGGACACGATTCTTTGGAAAAATTGATGGCTCGTTTTGAGAAGATGGATTACCGCAATCGCTTCTTGCAACCCATGGATGGGCCTAATCTCAAAAGTAATACAGAGTTAGCAGTAGGCTTGTGCCAAAAACGTCCTTTATGGAGATTGAGTGTTCAATCGCATAAACTCATTGGAATTCGTTAA
- a CDS encoding RnfH family protein gives MASRTIDIWICDARQGNPTLNPFELTISADEMPTVGLALLKAGLASSKEDPALSRKGCFGVFGKRKDWDSPIYSGDRLELYSPLLIDPKAVRRKKANQNQDAKFQAAAAKRKARRL, from the coding sequence ATGGCTAGTCGCACGATTGATATCTGGATTTGTGATGCGAGGCAGGGCAATCCCACTCTCAATCCCTTTGAGCTCACCATCTCAGCTGATGAGATGCCGACGGTCGGATTAGCCCTACTAAAAGCAGGCTTAGCAAGTAGCAAGGAGGATCCTGCCTTATCCAGGAAAGGTTGTTTTGGGGTTTTTGGCAAGCGCAAGGATTGGGATAGCCCAATTTACTCTGGAGATCGATTAGAGCTCTATTCCCCTTTATTGATTGACCCCAAGGCGGTAAGGCGCAAGAAGGCCAATCAAAATCAGGACGCCAAATTCCAGGCTGCCGCAGCCAAAAGGAAGGCTAGGAGGCTATAA
- a CDS encoding ferritin-like domain-containing protein — MTELRQAALEILAMTDAQTKVGLVSQLFEDYQERRITLNSSEVLNQGGLDLPGRPSKPELIPPLQVPKRRMDTVEGRASLLHSLAHIEFNAINLALDAIWRFPNMPDQYYEDWLKVAKEESYHFTIVNEHIRSFGFTYGDFPAHNSLWEMVERTKDAVIARMALVPRTMEARGLDAVPMIRDRFKQIKELTAVEILEIILRDEVGHVAIGNHWFNFLCAKEGLSPISAYKDLARKYCAPKLRGPFNLEARRQAGFSEEELSLLGV; from the coding sequence ATGACTGAGTTACGCCAAGCTGCCCTTGAAATTCTGGCAATGACAGATGCCCAAACTAAGGTAGGTCTGGTCTCTCAGTTATTCGAAGATTATCAAGAGCGGCGCATTACTCTAAATTCTTCTGAGGTATTAAACCAGGGAGGGCTGGATCTTCCTGGCCGACCCAGTAAGCCAGAGTTAATTCCACCATTGCAAGTTCCCAAAAGAAGAATGGATACTGTAGAGGGTAGAGCTTCGCTATTGCACTCTCTTGCGCATATTGAATTTAATGCCATCAACCTAGCTTTAGATGCTATTTGGCGTTTTCCAAATATGCCTGATCAATACTATGAAGATTGGCTTAAGGTTGCCAAAGAAGAGTCTTACCACTTCACTATAGTGAATGAACACATTCGGTCCTTTGGGTTTACTTACGGCGATTTTCCAGCGCACAATAGTTTGTGGGAGATGGTTGAGCGAACTAAAGATGCCGTCATTGCCAGAATGGCCTTAGTTCCCAGGACGATGGAGGCTAGAGGTCTCGATGCAGTGCCAATGATTCGAGATCGCTTTAAACAGATTAAAGAATTGACCGCAGTAGAGATTCTAGAAATCATCCTCCGAGATGAAGTGGGGCATGTAGCGATTGGCAACCATTGGTTTAATTTCTTGTGTGCAAAAGAGGGTTTGTCACCAATCTCAGCGTATAAAGATTTAGCAAGGAAATACTGTGCGCCAAAATTAAGAGGCCCATTCAATTTAGAGGCTCGCAGACAGGCTGGATTTAGCGAAGAGGAGCTCAGCTTGCTTGGGGTATAG
- the guaB gene encoding IMP dehydrogenase, whose product MRLIQKALTFDDVLLVPAYSSVLPRDASLASKLTRDISLNTPLVSAAMDTVTEGRLAIAMASEGGIGIVHKNLKPAEQAREVAKVKRYESGVLRDPITIGPDFTLRQVIQLSREHGFSGFPVLVGKEVVGIITNRDLRFEEDLDAPVKTKMTPRERLVTVKEGCTLDEAKRLMSQHRLERVLVVNDKFELRGLITVKDILKATEHPNACKDSEGKLRVGAAVGVGPDNDERIELLVRAGVDVIVVDTAHGHSQGVLDRVKWVKKNYPQVQVIGGNIATGDAAKALADHGADGVKVGIGPGSICTTRIVAGVGVPQITAIVNVATALKGTGIPLIADGGVRYSGDVAKALAAGASSVMMGGMFAGTEEAPGEVFLYQGRSYKSYRGMGSLGAMADGSADRYFQSDIVANAEKLVPEGIEGQVPYKGSVLAILHQLTGGIRSSMGYLGCKTIAELHEKANFVEITSAGVRESHVHDVKITKEAPNYHID is encoded by the coding sequence ATGCGACTCATTCAAAAAGCACTCACTTTTGACGATGTGCTCCTCGTACCGGCCTATTCATCGGTACTCCCTCGAGATGCCAGCTTGGCAAGTAAATTAACTCGAGATATTTCACTTAATACACCCTTGGTGTCCGCAGCGATGGATACTGTCACCGAAGGTCGATTGGCAATTGCCATGGCTAGTGAGGGCGGCATAGGCATTGTTCATAAAAATCTAAAGCCTGCAGAGCAAGCTCGTGAAGTTGCTAAGGTTAAGCGTTATGAATCTGGTGTTCTGCGCGATCCAATTACGATTGGTCCTGACTTTACCTTGCGCCAAGTCATTCAACTTTCTCGCGAACATGGTTTCTCAGGATTTCCAGTTCTCGTTGGTAAAGAAGTGGTTGGCATCATCACAAACCGCGATTTACGTTTCGAGGAAGATTTAGATGCGCCCGTTAAAACAAAGATGACGCCGCGTGAACGTTTGGTGACGGTAAAAGAGGGCTGCACCTTGGATGAAGCAAAGCGTTTGATGAGTCAACATCGTCTTGAACGCGTTCTGGTTGTGAATGATAAATTTGAATTACGTGGCTTGATTACCGTCAAAGATATTTTGAAAGCTACTGAGCATCCAAATGCTTGTAAGGATAGCGAAGGTAAGCTACGTGTTGGCGCAGCAGTTGGCGTTGGACCAGATAACGATGAGCGTATTGAGTTACTGGTGCGTGCTGGTGTTGACGTGATTGTGGTTGACACTGCTCATGGACACAGCCAAGGCGTATTAGATCGCGTCAAATGGGTCAAGAAAAATTATCCACAGGTCCAAGTGATTGGCGGCAATATCGCTACTGGTGATGCTGCTAAAGCATTGGCTGATCATGGTGCTGATGGCGTGAAGGTTGGTATTGGTCCAGGCTCTATTTGCACTACTCGTATTGTTGCTGGTGTTGGCGTTCCGCAAATTACTGCGATCGTGAATGTTGCTACTGCTTTAAAAGGCACGGGCATTCCGTTAATTGCCGACGGCGGTGTGCGTTATTCCGGTGACGTTGCTAAAGCATTAGCTGCTGGTGCCAGCTCTGTGATGATGGGCGGCATGTTCGCTGGCACAGAAGAGGCTCCGGGCGAAGTGTTCTTGTATCAAGGTCGTTCATATAAGAGTTATCGCGGTATGGGCTCTTTGGGCGCGATGGCTGATGGTTCTGCCGATCGTTACTTCCAGAGCGACATCGTTGCTAATGCTGAGAAGCTTGTGCCAGAGGGTATTGAAGGACAAGTCCCATATAAGGGCAGCGTTCTTGCAATCCTGCATCAACTCACAGGTGGCATTCGTTCCTCTATGGGTTATCTCGGCTGCAAGACTATTGCCGAACTTCATGAAAAAGCCAATTTTGTGGAAATTACATCAGCAGGTGTGCGCGAGTCACATGTTCATGATGTGAAGATCACTAAGGAAGCGCCGAATTACCACATTGATTAA
- a CDS encoding phosphatase PAP2 family protein yields the protein MSKKAIPTLIWFIPLAPLALAAVIYLGDLQSSSFLIINRFTRLLPDITWAWLTFLGNGWGIFALAFPLLLLAPRLLTAGILGGAISAIISTALKSLFNLPRPAGLLEDGSFYRIGEPLLHKAFPSGHTLTAFAIASALYFVSAMGKRVHLAALFLVAALVGISRNAVGAHWLTDVLGGAGFGIWCGMIGALLAERVPESQLKPKSIWSHLIALAGIAAIYAHYTQVMDLELNQPLQYASIAVVAITLVFFVRAQFTQLPGTSK from the coding sequence ATGAGCAAGAAAGCTATCCCCACACTGATTTGGTTTATACCGCTTGCTCCATTAGCTCTTGCGGCAGTCATTTACCTTGGTGATCTACAGAGTAGTAGCTTTTTAATCATCAATCGCTTCACTAGACTATTGCCTGATATTACTTGGGCGTGGCTAACATTTTTGGGTAATGGTTGGGGCATTTTTGCACTCGCCTTTCCGCTCCTGCTTTTAGCACCACGTCTATTAACTGCCGGAATTTTAGGCGGAGCAATTTCTGCAATTATCAGTACAGCCCTTAAAAGCCTATTTAATCTTCCAAGACCTGCAGGTTTGCTAGAAGATGGCAGCTTCTATCGCATTGGCGAGCCTTTACTCCATAAAGCATTTCCCTCAGGCCATACACTGACAGCATTTGCGATTGCAAGCGCTTTATATTTCGTTTCCGCTATGGGTAAGCGCGTGCATCTTGCCGCCCTCTTCCTTGTAGCCGCATTGGTAGGCATATCTCGCAATGCCGTAGGGGCGCACTGGCTAACAGATGTGCTGGGTGGGGCTGGATTTGGCATTTGGTGCGGCATGATTGGCGCCCTACTAGCTGAGCGTGTTCCAGAGTCACAACTGAAACCTAAAAGTATTTGGTCTCACTTGATTGCGCTAGCAGGTATTGCCGCAATCTATGCGCACTACACACAGGTAATGGATCTTGAGCTCAATCAACCCTTGCAATATGCATCCATCGCTGTTGTTGCAATCACGTTGGTATTTTTTGTACGAGCGCAATTTACACAATTGCCTGGTACTAGTAAATAA
- a CDS encoding 23S rRNA (adenine(2030)-N(6))-methyltransferase RlmJ: protein MFSYRHAFHAGSHADILKHLTLVHLVEYLQEKPVALTMVDTHAGAGIYSLQDGFAAVSKEAEGGIFRLLKFKEAGNPIPESVQKYLDCIAAENITEELNTYPGSPFILARLLRPQDRLKLFELHPKEIDILRHNISELECAKQIDVYAADSFSRLRGLLPPPSRRGLVLIDPSYEDKQDYRYLEVAIEEAMQRFATGCYAIWYPILSRRESAALPDRMKKICTAHKRSWLHTELRVENAPGERRLQASGMFIINPPWTLEKHLAEALPILTKALGLDDGAQFLLKSVEA from the coding sequence ATGTTTAGCTATAGACATGCATTTCATGCTGGCAGTCATGCTGACATTCTCAAACACCTCACCCTAGTTCATTTAGTAGAATATTTGCAGGAGAAACCTGTCGCATTAACGATGGTCGACACTCATGCTGGCGCCGGCATTTATAGCCTGCAGGATGGTTTTGCGGCCGTGAGCAAAGAGGCAGAGGGCGGAATATTTCGATTACTGAAATTCAAAGAAGCTGGTAACCCGATTCCCGAGAGCGTTCAAAAATATTTGGACTGCATTGCGGCCGAAAATATTACTGAAGAACTCAATACCTATCCTGGATCTCCATTCATTTTGGCTCGACTTCTCAGACCACAAGATCGCCTCAAGTTATTTGAGTTACACCCCAAAGAAATTGATATTCTTCGCCACAATATCAGTGAGCTGGAATGCGCAAAGCAAATTGATGTTTACGCAGCAGATAGCTTTAGCAGGCTTAGAGGCTTACTACCCCCGCCAAGTAGGCGTGGCCTCGTGTTAATTGATCCCTCGTATGAAGATAAGCAAGACTATCGTTATCTTGAGGTGGCAATCGAAGAGGCTATGCAGCGCTTTGCTACGGGCTGTTATGCAATCTGGTATCCCATTCTCTCCAGAAGAGAATCGGCAGCCCTACCCGACCGTATGAAAAAAATTTGCACTGCCCATAAACGCTCCTGGCTTCATACCGAACTCCGAGTTGAAAATGCACCTGGGGAGCGGCGTCTTCAAGCCAGCGGTATGTTCATCATTAATCCGCCGTGGACGCTTGAAAAGCATCTCGCTGAAGCCTTACCTATCCTCACTAAAGCCTTAGGACTCGATGATGGTGCGCAGTTCTTATTAAAGAGTGTTGAAGCCTAA